The following proteins are encoded in a genomic region of Vibrio tasmaniensis:
- the yigB gene encoding 5-amino-6-(5-phospho-D-ribitylamino)uracil phosphatase YigB — protein sequence MRIYRGLKPIKAMTFDLDDTLYDNWPVIMKVEKEMAQWLYQKHPVSASLSLEEWQGIKQQVAFENPALKHDVTVWRETQIKRGLLQLGYSQQQAEQAAREGIEHALWLRNQVDVPQETHRVMTELSLRIPLVAITNGNVDPHKIGLGQYFQLILKAGPDGRAKPYPDMFEKAQQYLDCDAENILHVGDHLRTDVYGAKQNGFQACWFNDTGSNLYHSPKATLLPDVEIEQLSDLIRLI from the coding sequence ATGCGAATTTATCGAGGGTTAAAGCCCATCAAAGCCATGACCTTTGATTTGGATGATACCTTGTACGACAACTGGCCTGTGATCATGAAGGTTGAGAAAGAGATGGCGCAGTGGCTTTATCAAAAGCATCCTGTGTCTGCTTCTCTTTCGTTAGAAGAGTGGCAAGGTATCAAACAGCAAGTCGCCTTTGAAAACCCAGCGTTAAAACATGATGTCACTGTCTGGCGTGAAACACAGATTAAGCGTGGTTTGCTGCAACTGGGGTATTCTCAGCAGCAAGCAGAGCAAGCTGCTCGTGAGGGGATCGAACATGCCTTGTGGCTGCGTAATCAAGTCGATGTGCCACAAGAAACGCATCGAGTGATGACTGAGCTGAGCCTACGTATTCCTTTAGTTGCGATTACTAATGGCAATGTCGACCCACATAAAATTGGCTTGGGGCAGTACTTCCAATTAATCCTTAAAGCCGGTCCTGACGGCAGAGCAAAACCCTACCCAGATATGTTTGAAAAAGCGCAGCAATACCTAGATTGTGACGCTGAGAATATTCTTCATGTCGGCGATCATCTTAGAACGGATGTTTACGGAGCTAAGCAAAATGGTTTCCAAGCATGCTGGTTTAATGACACTGGTTCCAATTTATACCACTCCCCAAAGGCAACACTGTTGCCTGATGTTGAAATAGAGCAACTCAGTGATCTAATACGATTAATTTAG
- a CDS encoding bifunctional diguanylate cyclase/phosphodiesterase yields the protein MQTFTFLANTEELFKSQFDRREWCDSKQYLIQIFSAQSPDIARRIANAALNRIEHATLIGQSARYVISDNGLKSQCTLVVVSEFNDTHLTSTVQKFTGIPNQDSLDLVSHLSLTKKTKTVISLCDQVEGRDYPIYSAFENLPYTLPVAGGLCHENEYGRWVMHNGQIYQHACVAVALTNPSLKVWSDAYSEWNPIGMKLRVTHAVGNRLYALNDKPAIEVFKHYLADGKDLPFSQLMSFPLYREIGRKKGISTPLRINDDSSIEFDSPWHVGEEAQFCYNHPSLTAEKVRHGAEMLAMHQPESVIIYNCVSRLEFIDSKLELKPFEGIVNACGAYCMGELYRNDDRQEILHHSLTYIAMRESDEINEFRCEDFQRESTVSPLLNLVRNAVADLDSMNTQMENKLHQQARRLTESYRIDSRTGLPNRIVLKERLNTILFNEHLLTLKLTNFHQVNEKYGYQVGDQLLLDLSNHFVERLHLSVAKESKVKVELFSIGVGEWAIIFNASIDSVKIEQRFVEFADGIEHINFEPYGLTDIDYLSVSLCGGFASRCDFLADSGDEILLKAIEARRYGVRNNTHITNAKNIQVSEEDRKEQLGWLSCVSRAILDQNIITYSQPIVASGSHEMIGQECLVRIMESDGTIVPPGKFLPIIADTHLYTRLSRHMIRNTIGYMANKQSSFSINLSPQDLLSDKTLEVLESAISGMNDPTRLGLEVLESEQIKDYGRMIEVCDHFRALGARIIVDDFGSGYSNIDEIIKLEPQIIKLDGSLIRNIDKDHKQRNIASQLVRLCQVFNAKTVAEFVHNQQVCEIAEQMGVDYLQGYYFGEPKRLF from the coding sequence ATGCAAACATTTACATTTCTCGCAAATACTGAGGAGTTATTTAAGTCTCAATTTGATCGGCGAGAGTGGTGTGACAGCAAACAGTACCTTATTCAAATTTTCTCTGCTCAATCCCCAGATATCGCTCGTCGAATAGCGAATGCAGCCCTCAATCGCATAGAGCATGCGACGTTAATTGGTCAGAGCGCCCGCTATGTTATTAGTGATAACGGTCTCAAGAGTCAATGTACCTTAGTCGTTGTCAGTGAATTTAATGATACCCATTTAACGTCTACCGTTCAGAAATTTACCGGAATCCCAAACCAAGACAGCCTAGATCTCGTTTCTCATTTAAGCCTTACTAAAAAAACCAAAACGGTTATCAGCTTGTGCGATCAGGTTGAAGGGCGTGATTACCCTATCTATAGCGCCTTTGAAAACCTACCCTATACATTGCCTGTTGCTGGTGGCTTGTGTCATGAGAATGAATACGGGCGCTGGGTTATGCATAACGGACAGATCTACCAACACGCTTGTGTGGCGGTGGCTCTGACTAACCCTAGCTTGAAGGTTTGGTCGGATGCGTATTCTGAGTGGAACCCAATTGGGATGAAACTGCGAGTGACACACGCAGTCGGAAATCGTTTATATGCGTTGAATGACAAGCCGGCTATCGAGGTATTCAAGCATTACCTTGCTGATGGTAAAGATCTCCCTTTCAGTCAGCTAATGAGCTTCCCACTGTATCGAGAAATCGGCAGAAAGAAGGGCATCTCGACGCCTTTACGTATTAATGATGATAGCAGTATCGAATTTGATAGCCCTTGGCATGTCGGCGAAGAGGCCCAGTTTTGTTATAACCACCCTTCTTTGACCGCAGAAAAAGTACGTCACGGCGCAGAGATGCTTGCCATGCATCAGCCTGAATCTGTGATCATCTATAATTGTGTCTCTCGACTTGAATTTATTGATAGTAAACTTGAGTTAAAGCCATTTGAGGGGATAGTCAACGCGTGTGGTGCATATTGTATGGGCGAGCTATATCGCAACGACGATCGCCAAGAGATACTGCATCACAGCCTCACTTATATTGCGATGAGAGAGTCGGACGAGATTAATGAGTTTCGTTGTGAAGATTTCCAGCGTGAGTCAACGGTATCGCCACTGCTAAACCTAGTCAGAAATGCGGTCGCTGACCTCGACAGTATGAACACTCAGATGGAGAATAAACTCCATCAACAAGCACGTCGCTTAACTGAAAGTTATCGTATTGACTCCCGCACCGGGCTACCCAACCGTATCGTATTAAAAGAACGCCTCAATACGATTTTGTTCAATGAACATCTGTTGACGCTGAAGCTGACTAATTTTCATCAAGTTAACGAAAAATACGGTTATCAAGTGGGTGATCAATTACTGCTTGATCTGTCGAATCATTTTGTCGAACGGTTACACCTTAGTGTGGCTAAGGAATCCAAGGTAAAGGTTGAGCTGTTCAGTATTGGTGTCGGTGAGTGGGCGATCATCTTTAACGCGAGTATTGATAGCGTGAAGATAGAACAACGTTTCGTTGAGTTTGCTGATGGCATTGAACACATTAATTTTGAACCATATGGATTAACCGACATAGACTATCTTTCGGTTTCCCTGTGTGGTGGTTTCGCTAGTCGTTGTGATTTTTTAGCGGATAGCGGCGATGAGATCTTATTGAAAGCGATTGAAGCTCGACGCTACGGGGTGCGGAATAATACTCACATCACTAATGCTAAAAATATTCAGGTGAGCGAGGAAGACCGTAAAGAGCAACTAGGCTGGCTGAGCTGTGTAAGCCGTGCAATCTTAGATCAGAACATCATCACTTACTCACAACCGATTGTGGCGTCTGGTTCTCACGAAATGATTGGCCAAGAGTGTTTGGTTAGAATCATGGAGTCAGACGGTACTATTGTGCCACCAGGTAAGTTCTTGCCTATCATTGCTGACACACATCTCTATACGCGCCTTAGCCGACACATGATTAGAAACACCATTGGCTACATGGCGAATAAGCAAAGCTCTTTTTCAATCAACCTATCCCCACAAGATTTGCTGAGTGACAAGACGCTTGAAGTTCTTGAGTCCGCGATCAGTGGTATGAACGATCCTACTCGACTTGGCCTAGAGGTTCTCGAGTCTGAGCAGATCAAAGATTATGGTCGCATGATAGAAGTGTGTGATCACTTCCGTGCTCTCGGGGCGAGAATCATTGTTGATGACTTTGGCTCTGGTTATTCTAATATTGATGAGATCATTAAGCTTGAACCGCAGATTATTAAGCTCGACGGCAGCCTGATTCGCAATATCGACAAAGACCATAAGCAAAGAAATATCGCCTCTCAGTTAGTACGCTTGTGTCAGGTGTTTAACGCCAAAACAGTTGCCGAATTTGTCCATAACCAACAGGTTTGTGAGATTGCAGAGCAAATGGGTGTCGATTATCTACAAGGTTATTACTTTGGTGAGCCTAAGCGACTGTTTTAG